From Halanaeroarchaeum sulfurireducens, a single genomic window includes:
- a CDS encoding metallophosphoesterase, with product MALVEPVRDAPAATADLGSETALVIADYHAGVEEQLRRDGVELESRGPDRRARVRSLIDRTGADRVLFLGDLGNHIGEPSGAELEELLELEHDLHDVAVTLVPGNHDGRLGDVLEFDIADGDGVVFGSVGFVHGHSWPSEAVLDADVLAVGHEHPTVRLTDEVGGSRIERVWLRGPLSSDPFETHAGTDTVPVADADLVVFPAFNDLVGGTWVNVDEQDFLSPFLPDACPDADAYLLDGTRLGPFRAV from the coding sequence ATGGCACTGGTCGAGCCCGTCCGCGACGCTCCGGCGGCCACTGCCGACCTCGGCTCGGAGACTGCGCTGGTGATCGCCGACTATCACGCCGGCGTCGAGGAGCAACTTCGCCGCGACGGCGTCGAACTCGAGAGCCGGGGGCCCGACCGCCGGGCACGCGTTCGTTCGCTGATCGACCGGACCGGCGCGGACCGCGTGCTTTTCCTCGGGGACCTGGGGAATCACATCGGGGAGCCGAGCGGGGCGGAACTCGAGGAACTTCTCGAGCTGGAACACGACCTCCACGACGTCGCGGTCACGCTCGTCCCCGGCAACCACGACGGCCGCCTCGGCGACGTCCTCGAGTTCGACATCGCCGACGGGGACGGTGTCGTCTTCGGATCCGTCGGATTCGTCCACGGTCACTCGTGGCCGAGCGAGGCGGTCCTCGACGCCGACGTTCTCGCGGTGGGACACGAGCACCCGACCGTTCGACTGACCGACGAGGTCGGGGGCAGTCGCATCGAACGTGTCTGGCTCCGTGGACCGCTCTCGTCGGACCCCTTCGAGACCCACGCGGGGACCGACACCGTACCCGTCGCTGACGCCGATCTTGTCGTCTTCCCGGCGTTCAACGATCTCGTGGGCGGGACGTGGGTCAACGTCGACGAGCAGGACTTCCTCTCGCCGTTTCTTCCGGACGCGTGCCCGGACGCGGACGCCTACCTCCTCGACGGAACCCGTCTCGGGCCGTTCAGGGCCGTCTGA
- a CDS encoding Single-stranded DNA binding protein — protein MELESHAEDLASDLGVDKTEVKTDLENLLAYSVPLDEAKQSLRRKYGDGGGDGGTPSATAVAEITPNTGSATVTVTVLTVGTRRIQYRGEDHVIREGAVADETGRISYTAWEDFDVEPGETVTIANASVREWEGQPELNVGEHTSVTVADEAQSVPYEVGGDATLADLEPGDRGRTVEVLVLDVESRTIDGRDGETEILSGVLGDETARLPFTDWDPHDAIAAERSLRLENVYVREFRGVPSVNVSEFSAVEPTDEAVEPGGPTELSVGEAVDRGGVYDVALTGNVIEIRDGSGLIQRCPECGRVVKKGQCRQHGDVEGEDDLRVKAILDDGTGTATVVLDDELTEAVYGGDIDDAREQARDAMDQSVVADTIAERLVGHEYRVRGHLSVDEYGSTLEATDFDRSDDDPAGRARTLLSEVEA, from the coding sequence ATGGAACTCGAATCCCATGCCGAGGATCTCGCCTCCGACCTCGGCGTCGACAAAACGGAGGTCAAAACGGACCTGGAGAACCTGCTCGCCTACAGCGTCCCCCTGGACGAGGCAAAGCAAAGCCTCCGACGGAAGTACGGCGATGGGGGCGGTGACGGGGGCACTCCATCCGCGACGGCGGTCGCGGAGATCACCCCCAATACCGGCTCCGCGACGGTAACGGTCACCGTGCTTACCGTCGGCACACGTCGCATCCAGTACCGCGGCGAGGACCACGTCATCCGTGAGGGCGCGGTCGCCGACGAGACGGGCCGAATATCCTACACCGCCTGGGAGGATTTCGACGTCGAGCCCGGCGAGACGGTGACTATCGCCAACGCGTCCGTCCGGGAGTGGGAGGGACAGCCGGAATTGAACGTCGGCGAACACACGTCGGTCACCGTCGCAGACGAGGCGCAGTCGGTGCCCTACGAGGTGGGTGGCGACGCCACGCTCGCCGACCTCGAACCCGGCGACCGCGGTCGCACCGTCGAGGTACTGGTCCTGGACGTCGAGTCCCGAACCATCGACGGGCGCGACGGCGAGACGGAAATTCTCTCGGGGGTGCTCGGCGACGAGACGGCGCGACTTCCCTTTACCGACTGGGACCCCCACGACGCGATAGCAGCGGAGCGCTCGCTCCGTCTCGAGAACGTCTACGTGCGGGAGTTTCGTGGCGTTCCCTCCGTCAACGTCTCCGAGTTCAGTGCCGTCGAACCAACCGACGAGGCCGTGGAGCCCGGCGGTCCGACCGAACTGTCGGTCGGCGAGGCAGTCGATCGAGGCGGCGTCTACGACGTGGCGCTCACCGGGAACGTCATCGAGATTCGCGACGGCTCGGGCCTCATCCAGCGGTGCCCCGAGTGCGGACGCGTCGTGAAGAAGGGGCAGTGCCGGCAGCACGGTGACGTGGAGGGTGAAGACGACCTCCGCGTGAAGGCCATTCTCGACGACGGGACGGGGACGGCTACCGTCGTCCTCGACGACGAGTTGACCGAGGCCGTCTACGGCGGCGACATCGACGACGCCCGCGAGCAGGCCCGGGACGCGATGGACCAGTCGGTCGTGGCCGACACCATCGCTGAGCGCCTGGTCGGTCACGAGTACCGGGTGCGAGGACACTTGAGCGTCGACGAGTATGGCTCGACCCTCGAGGCGACTGATTTCGACCGGTCGGACGACGACCCGGCCGGTCGCGCACGGACCCTCCTCTCGGAGGTCGAAGCATGA
- a CDS encoding 2,5-diamino-6-(ribosylamino)-4(3H)-pyrimidinone 5'-phosphate reductase, producing MHVVVNAAESVDGKIATREREQLRISGPEDFARVDRLRASVDAVMVGVETVRSDDPSLTLDDESLVATRTADGKSPHPARVVADSRGRTPPEARVLDDTAETYILTSEATTDEYRRSLEEGDATPIVAGSDRVDLGAAFEALAAHGIESIMVEGGGELIFSLFAADLVDELRVYVGSMIVGGRGAPTLADGDGFVGAFPDLSLESVERLDDGVLLEYDVTDADRGD from the coding sequence ATGCACGTCGTCGTCAACGCGGCGGAGAGCGTGGACGGAAAAATCGCCACGAGGGAACGCGAGCAACTGCGTATCAGCGGTCCCGAGGACTTCGCTCGCGTCGACAGGCTCCGCGCGTCGGTGGACGCCGTGATGGTGGGCGTCGAGACGGTCCGCTCCGACGACCCCTCGTTGACGCTCGACGACGAATCGCTCGTCGCCACGCGAACAGCCGACGGAAAATCCCCGCACCCCGCACGCGTCGTTGCGGACTCTCGCGGCCGCACGCCGCCGGAAGCGAGAGTTCTGGACGACACGGCGGAGACGTACATCCTCACGAGCGAGGCGACGACGGACGAGTATCGGCGCTCACTCGAGGAAGGGGATGCGACCCCGATCGTCGCGGGATCCGATCGGGTCGACCTCGGGGCCGCCTTCGAGGCCCTCGCGGCTCACGGCATCGAGTCGATCATGGTGGAGGGGGGCGGCGAACTCATCTTCTCGCTGTTCGCGGCGGACCTCGTGGACGAACTCCGGGTGTACGTCGGGTCGATGATTGTCGGCGGCCGCGGCGCTCCGACACTCGCCGATGGGGACGGATTCGTCGGGGCATTTCCGGACCTCAGCCTCGAATCGGTCGAACGACTCGACGACGGGGTCCTCCTGGAATACGATGTAACCGACGCCGATCGTGGCGACTGA
- a CDS encoding DUF7545 family protein: MELDRQTISLDVDGETDELELPADLLDLFRETPEETDAEIVADMVVMAFAERAHAIVHHGENADDEELQAIESEAMDVFEDRFGTTYAEMTGHSH; encoded by the coding sequence ATGGAACTCGATCGACAGACGATATCACTGGACGTCGACGGCGAAACCGACGAACTCGAACTTCCGGCTGACCTCCTCGATCTCTTTCGCGAGACGCCCGAGGAGACCGACGCCGAGATCGTCGCCGACATGGTCGTGATGGCGTTCGCGGAGCGCGCACATGCGATCGTCCATCACGGGGAAAACGCCGATGACGAGGAGCTACAGGCCATCGAATCGGAGGCGATGGACGTTTTCGAGGATCGGTTCGGCACGACCTACGCCGAGATGACGGGCCACTCGCACTGA
- a CDS encoding NAD(P)/FAD-dependent oxidoreductase, producing MESRESRTTATDGGGVDHRRLVIAGSGIAALSAAIYAGRSNNDPLLFEGDEPGGQLTLTTEVDNYPGFPDGINGSELINRMKKQAQKFGAELKHGIVEAIDDESRPFEITLSNGDVYTADAIIVASGASARTLGIPGEGELMGYGVSTCATCDGAFFQGEDMIVVGGGDAAMEEAAFLTKFADTVYIVHRREKFRAEDYWIDRVDEMVDDGDIELLRNTEAMEIHGSQQEGVDHVSLVSHPDGHPTEKLDDPATAEEVDHFDMDVGAVFLAIGHTPNTDFLENTGVELDEDGYLVTEGGRGGGRTRTDVEGIFGAGDVVDFHYQQAVTAAGMGSQAALDVDEWLEKEDSDGR from the coding sequence ATGGAATCGAGAGAGTCCCGGACGACGGCAACCGACGGCGGTGGGGTCGATCATCGACGACTGGTCATCGCTGGCTCCGGCATCGCCGCCCTTTCGGCGGCCATCTACGCCGGACGTTCGAACAACGATCCCCTCCTGTTCGAGGGCGACGAACCGGGCGGGCAGCTTACCCTGACCACCGAAGTGGACAACTACCCCGGGTTTCCGGACGGCATCAACGGGTCCGAACTCATCAACCGGATGAAAAAGCAGGCCCAGAAGTTCGGGGCGGAATTGAAACACGGTATCGTCGAGGCCATCGACGACGAGAGCCGCCCGTTCGAGATCACGCTGTCGAACGGTGACGTCTACACCGCAGACGCGATCATCGTCGCGAGTGGCGCGAGCGCCCGGACCCTCGGCATTCCCGGCGAAGGGGAATTGATGGGCTATGGCGTCTCGACGTGTGCCACCTGCGACGGTGCCTTCTTCCAGGGCGAAGACATGATCGTCGTCGGTGGTGGCGACGCGGCCATGGAGGAGGCCGCGTTTCTCACGAAGTTCGCGGACACGGTGTACATCGTCCACCGGCGCGAGAAGTTCCGGGCCGAGGACTACTGGATCGACCGGGTCGACGAGATGGTCGACGACGGCGACATCGAACTTCTCAGGAACACCGAGGCGATGGAGATCCACGGCAGTCAACAGGAGGGCGTCGATCACGTGAGTCTGGTCAGCCACCCCGACGGCCATCCCACCGAGAAACTCGACGACCCCGCCACGGCAGAGGAGGTCGATCACTTCGACATGGACGTGGGTGCCGTCTTTCTGGCGATCGGCCACACTCCGAACACCGACTTCCTCGAGAACACCGGCGTCGAACTCGACGAGGACGGGTATCTCGTGACCGAAGGCGGCCGCGGTGGCGGTCGAACACGGACTGACGTCGAGGGGATCTTTGGCGCCGGAGACGTGGTGGATTTCCACTACCAGCAGGCGGTTACGGCCGCCGGTATGGGGAGCCAGGCCGCACTCGACGTCGACGAATGGCTCGAGAAAGAAGACAGCGACGGGAGGTGA
- a CDS encoding DUF357 domain-containing protein, producing the protein MAADLDEKTERYERLLAEALSEAEPTPPPRTPLGESAAEFEEMARSYLKDGRHFRADGDLVNALAAFSYGHAWLDAGARLGLFSVPVEGDLFTV; encoded by the coding sequence ATGGCCGCCGACCTCGACGAGAAGACCGAACGGTACGAGCGACTCCTCGCGGAAGCACTGTCGGAGGCCGAGCCGACACCGCCACCGCGGACGCCACTCGGCGAGTCCGCCGCCGAGTTCGAGGAAATGGCCCGGTCGTATCTGAAAGACGGCCGTCACTTCCGGGCTGACGGCGACCTCGTCAACGCACTCGCGGCGTTCTCGTACGGGCACGCGTGGCTGGACGCGGGGGCGCGCCTGGGACTCTTCTCCGTGCCGGTCGAGGGGGACCTCTTCACTGTATGA
- a CDS encoding phosphoribosyltransferase, protein MFQDRLSAGRQLADQMQSEDVSLDLVLGVPRGGLPAAWAVADAYDVPLDVVAAKKLGAPNNPELAIGAAAADGTVWLNDDIIDRLRVGDDYIESEREQAMSVAAEKERTYREGREPPTIDGKHVAIVDDGVATGATAKASIRAVRNQGAQSVILGVPVGPPDTVTELREEADRVVVVEQPSGFGAIGAHYRDFGQVSDEEAMEYLRS, encoded by the coding sequence ATGTTTCAGGACCGGCTCTCGGCAGGACGGCAACTCGCGGACCAGATGCAATCCGAGGACGTGTCCCTGGATCTCGTCCTCGGCGTGCCCCGGGGCGGTCTCCCCGCGGCCTGGGCCGTCGCGGACGCCTACGACGTCCCCCTCGACGTGGTCGCCGCGAAGAAACTCGGCGCCCCCAACAACCCCGAACTCGCCATCGGCGCGGCCGCCGCGGATGGAACCGTCTGGCTGAACGATGACATCATCGACCGTCTTCGCGTCGGCGACGACTACATCGAGTCCGAACGCGAACAGGCGATGTCGGTGGCCGCGGAGAAAGAACGAACCTATCGCGAGGGACGCGAACCACCCACCATCGATGGGAAGCACGTCGCCATCGTCGACGACGGCGTGGCGACCGGTGCAACGGCCAAGGCCAGTATTCGCGCCGTTCGGAACCAGGGGGCACAATCGGTCATTCTGGGCGTCCCGGTCGGGCCGCCCGATACCGTCACCGAACTCCGGGAGGAGGCCGACCGCGTCGTCGTGGTCGAACAGCCGTCGGGGTTCGGCGCCATCGGCGCCCACTATCGCGATTTCGGCCAGGTCTCCGACGAGGAAGCCATGGAGTACCTCCGCTCCTGA
- a CDS encoding 50S ribosomal protein L21e, with product MPSSNGPLNSTRKKLANRARERGTSPPQRSVESFDPGEKVHLHIDPSVPDGRFHPRFNGQTGEVIEEQGRAYKIAITDRGKEKTVFAIPAHLSAQQD from the coding sequence ATGCCGAGTTCCAACGGACCCCTCAACAGCACACGGAAGAAACTCGCTAACCGAGCGCGAGAGCGTGGTACGTCCCCGCCCCAGCGGTCCGTCGAATCCTTCGACCCCGGGGAGAAGGTGCACCTCCACATCGATCCGAGCGTTCCCGACGGCCGCTTTCACCCCCGCTTCAACGGCCAGACCGGTGAGGTAATCGAAGAGCAGGGTCGCGCGTACAAGATCGCCATCACCGACCGCGGCAAGGAGAAGACGGTCTTCGCCATCCCCGCACACCTCAGCGCCCAGCAGGACTGA
- a CDS encoding RNA polymerase Rpb4 family protein: MTIFKETVDEEFVTVSEAKELLAAIEDERALDEDRELRYELARAIEHTNRFAVLDPDESVELLEDLVALETIDEEVAFKIADLLPQSRTELRAVFAQERYALSGDELDDILDVVAKYA, translated from the coding sequence ATGACCATCTTCAAGGAGACGGTCGACGAGGAGTTCGTGACGGTCTCGGAGGCCAAGGAACTGCTCGCCGCCATCGAGGACGAGCGAGCCCTCGACGAGGACCGCGAACTCCGATACGAACTCGCACGGGCCATCGAGCACACCAACCGATTCGCGGTGCTGGACCCCGACGAGTCGGTGGAACTCCTCGAAGATCTCGTGGCCCTGGAAACCATCGACGAGGAGGTCGCGTTCAAGATCGCCGATCTCCTCCCGCAGTCGCGAACGGAACTCAGGGCCGTCTTCGCGCAGGAACGATACGCGCTCTCGGGCGACGAACTGGACGACATCCTCGACGTCGTCGCCAAGTACGCCTGA
- a CDS encoding DUF655 domain-containing protein, protein MSESDGSDADDREYAVVLDVLAHGRSDADEPQYRRSPVAYAVAEDTFALYEMTLDDDADITIGDRVAIRPALAPGIDRGRQIDYDRLTDGAKSELEYVVEEIVDANEGRFVDFFNEAQPVSLRLHQLNIVPGIGDKLRDSILDQRKRRPFDSFEQLEDRVDGLHDPKGTIVDRIIEEIREGDDLKYQLFARS, encoded by the coding sequence ATGAGCGAAAGTGACGGGTCCGACGCCGACGACCGCGAGTACGCCGTCGTCCTCGACGTTCTCGCCCACGGGCGGAGCGACGCCGATGAGCCCCAGTATCGACGGTCTCCCGTCGCGTACGCCGTCGCGGAGGACACCTTCGCCCTCTACGAGATGACCCTGGACGACGACGCCGACATCACGATCGGCGATCGCGTCGCGATTCGGCCCGCCCTCGCGCCGGGCATCGACCGGGGTCGCCAGATCGACTACGATCGGCTCACCGACGGCGCCAAATCCGAACTCGAGTACGTCGTCGAGGAGATCGTCGACGCCAACGAGGGGCGCTTCGTCGATTTCTTCAACGAGGCCCAGCCCGTCTCGCTGCGGTTACACCAGCTCAACATCGTCCCGGGCATCGGCGACAAGCTTCGCGATTCGATCCTCGACCAGCGCAAACGACGCCCCTTTGACTCCTTCGAGCAGCTGGAGGACCGCGTCGACGGACTGCACGACCCGAAGGGAACGATCGTCGATCGGATCATCGAAGAGATCCGCGAGGGTGACGATCTGAAGTACCAGCTCTTCGCCCGCTCGTAA
- a CDS encoding 16S ribosomal RNA methyltransferase A, producing the protein MSRRRDPDDLIARAGRGDPRQDQHFLVDDRVLDRIPTYAEEFDTEHALEIGGGTGALTDRLLAVADHVTVIERDRDFARFLRTEFDGAIDEGRLSVVQGDALEVNFPAYTVCISNLPYGIATEVAFRLLGEREPAVLMFQTEVADRMAAEPGTSEYGRLSVAAQHFARVEIVEPVPPEAFDPQPAVDSAIVRLTPREPDYRVPDEDDFLSLVKAMFTQRRKTVRNAIRNTTHISGLADGDAVVEALDEEVLSRRPDALEPAAFARIATVAAEVQ; encoded by the coding sequence ATGTCTCGCCGTCGCGATCCGGACGACCTCATCGCCCGGGCGGGCCGCGGTGACCCGCGCCAGGACCAGCACTTCCTCGTCGACGACCGGGTGCTCGATCGCATTCCGACCTACGCCGAAGAGTTCGACACCGAACACGCACTCGAAATCGGTGGGGGAACGGGGGCGTTGACGGACCGGCTGCTCGCCGTCGCGGACCACGTGACGGTAATCGAGCGCGACCGCGATTTCGCCCGGTTCCTCCGAACCGAGTTCGACGGGGCGATCGACGAGGGGCGGCTCTCCGTCGTCCAGGGCGATGCCCTCGAGGTCAATTTCCCTGCGTACACCGTCTGTATCTCCAATCTTCCCTACGGCATCGCCACGGAGGTCGCGTTCCGGTTGCTCGGCGAACGCGAGCCCGCCGTCCTGATGTTCCAGACGGAGGTCGCCGACCGAATGGCGGCCGAGCCCGGGACGTCGGAGTACGGTCGCCTCTCCGTGGCTGCCCAGCACTTCGCCCGCGTCGAGATCGTCGAACCGGTGCCACCCGAGGCCTTCGATCCCCAGCCCGCCGTCGACTCGGCCATCGTCCGACTCACCCCGCGAGAACCGGACTACCGGGTCCCCGACGAGGACGATTTCCTCAGCCTGGTCAAAGCCATGTTCACCCAGCGACGCAAGACGGTACGGAACGCCATCCGGAACACGACACACATCTCTGGGCTGGCGGACGGCGATGCCGTGGTCGAGGCCCTCGACGAGGAGGTGCTCTCCCGACGACCCGACGCGCTCGAACCGGCTGCCTTCGCGCGAATCGCCACAGTCGCCGCCGAGGTTCAATGA
- a CDS encoding HemK2/MTQ2 family protein methyltransferase, producing MTDLAERRGVETELYEPAEDSALLAGAAVDGVDAEDRVLDVGTGSGYVAARVRAETGAHVVGSDVNPHACRRAAEAGVETVRADLVSPFRAAVFDVVTFNPPYLPADEDAARDDWVEVALTGGTSGRAVVDPFLDKVGRVLRPDGTVFLLVSSLTGIEAVVQRAGERGFSSVVVAETSFPYETLVVLKLVR from the coding sequence ATGACCGACCTCGCCGAGCGGCGCGGGGTCGAGACCGAATTGTACGAGCCGGCGGAGGACTCCGCGCTGCTGGCGGGAGCGGCCGTTGACGGTGTCGACGCCGAGGACAGGGTGCTCGACGTCGGGACCGGCTCAGGCTACGTCGCGGCGCGCGTTCGAGCCGAGACGGGCGCTCACGTCGTGGGCTCGGACGTGAACCCCCACGCCTGTCGTCGGGCCGCGGAGGCAGGCGTCGAGACGGTCCGTGCGGATCTGGTCTCGCCGTTCCGCGCCGCGGTCTTCGACGTGGTCACGTTCAATCCGCCGTACCTACCGGCCGACGAGGACGCAGCTCGCGACGACTGGGTCGAAGTCGCCCTGACCGGCGGCACCTCGGGCCGTGCCGTCGTCGATCCGTTCCTGGACAAAGTGGGTCGGGTGCTGCGCCCGGACGGCACTGTCTTCTTGCTCGTGAGCAGCCTCACCGGGATCGAGGCGGTCGTGCAGCGAGCGGGCGAACGGGGGTTCTCCTCGGTAGTCGTCGCGGAGACGTCGTTTCCGTACGAGACGCTGGTCGTCTTAAAACTCGTCCGGTGA
- a CDS encoding 5-methyltetrahydropteroyltriglutamate--homocysteine methyltransferase, whose amino-acid sequence MQLLATTPGLYPLPDDAKETLSDLKGHQRGDMIDGDEGAEIVAVYDDVRTELIDAQAGAGLDRVVEGQARWDDMLAHPLVVHDNVETGGIVRYYDNNNFYRDPIVRGELSFDGDMAAELEAATTLTDDLQAVAPGPYSLADLATNEHYEDEAAFLDAIADFLAAEIEAFPAAVETLFLLEPSLVTNPPTDGVDERVSRAIDVVAEAIDVPVVVQTYWGSLEEKVHAHLLDADVDAIGYDFVSDHDGNASLIAEYGTKDDVALGLVDGQNTLIEDPETIVERVEWIETQTPPSQDFETVYLTSNTELFYLPVNRFEDKLAALADAAELGVDA is encoded by the coding sequence ATGCAATTGCTCGCGACGACGCCGGGGCTCTATCCGCTGCCGGACGACGCGAAGGAGACGCTCTCGGATCTGAAGGGTCACCAACGAGGCGATATGATCGACGGGGACGAAGGAGCGGAGATCGTCGCGGTCTACGACGACGTCCGCACCGAACTGATCGACGCCCAGGCGGGTGCCGGCCTCGACCGCGTGGTCGAGGGACAGGCCCGCTGGGACGACATGCTCGCCCATCCGCTCGTCGTCCACGACAACGTGGAGACCGGCGGCATCGTCCGATACTACGACAACAACAACTTCTACCGCGATCCCATCGTACGGGGCGAGCTGAGCTTCGACGGCGACATGGCCGCGGAACTCGAGGCTGCCACGACCCTGACCGACGACCTCCAGGCCGTCGCACCCGGACCGTATTCGCTCGCGGACCTGGCGACGAACGAACACTACGAGGACGAGGCCGCGTTCCTCGACGCGATCGCAGACTTTCTCGCGGCCGAGATCGAGGCCTTCCCGGCGGCCGTCGAGACACTCTTTCTCCTCGAGCCCTCGCTGGTCACGAATCCGCCGACCGACGGCGTCGACGAGCGGGTCAGTCGAGCTATCGACGTCGTCGCCGAGGCCATCGACGTTCCGGTCGTGGTCCAGACGTACTGGGGCTCCCTCGAGGAGAAGGTACACGCCCACCTCCTCGACGCAGACGTGGACGCCATCGGCTACGACTTCGTCTCAGACCACGACGGCAACGCCAGTCTCATCGCGGAGTACGGGACCAAAGACGACGTCGCGCTCGGTCTCGTCGACGGACAGAACACGCTAATCGAGGACCCCGAAACCATCGTGGAGCGCGTCGAGTGGATCGAGACGCAAACGCCCCCGTCCCAGGACTTCGAAACCGTGTATCTCACGAGCAACACCGAACTGTTCTACTTGCCTGTGAACCGCTTCGAGGACAAACTCGCGGCGCTCGCAGACGCCGCCGAACTGGGGGTGGACGCATGA
- a CDS encoding methionine synthase, whose product MTDTRAQFRPEDHPNDHFLLTTVVGSYPKPKWHDRARQLFEDADADFDEDAWAEAKDDAARLITEEHERSGLDVVSDGEMRRNEMVEYFAHLIEGYEFNGPVKVWGHNYFDKPSVVDEVEYDKSWLVDEFEFTDDVAGRPVKVPITGPYTLASWSFNEVYEDDAELANELADLVNLEIEKLVEAGAKYIQIDEPALATTPDDHAIVGETLERIAAGVPDDVRLGLHVCYGDYSRIYPEMLDFPVDELDLELANGDFEQVEVFTEPEFTEDLAMGVVDVHDATVESVEEIKENIVRGFEIVPPEQLTVSPDCGLKLLPREVAYQKMENMVQAAREVEAALDAGDIDVPAAE is encoded by the coding sequence ATGACGGACACCCGCGCCCAGTTCCGCCCCGAGGACCACCCGAACGACCATTTCCTGCTGACCACCGTCGTCGGCAGCTATCCCAAGCCCAAGTGGCACGATCGCGCGCGACAGCTCTTCGAGGACGCCGATGCGGACTTCGACGAGGATGCCTGGGCCGAGGCCAAAGACGACGCCGCCCGGCTCATCACCGAGGAACACGAGCGGTCGGGCCTCGACGTCGTCTCCGACGGGGAGATGCGGCGCAACGAGATGGTCGAGTACTTCGCCCACCTGATCGAGGGCTACGAGTTCAACGGTCCCGTGAAGGTCTGGGGCCACAACTACTTCGACAAACCGTCCGTCGTCGACGAGGTCGAGTACGACAAATCGTGGCTCGTCGACGAGTTCGAGTTTACCGACGACGTTGCCGGTCGGCCGGTGAAGGTGCCGATTACCGGCCCGTACACCCTCGCCTCGTGGAGTTTCAACGAGGTCTACGAGGACGACGCCGAACTCGCGAACGAACTCGCCGATCTCGTCAACCTCGAAATCGAGAAACTCGTCGAGGCCGGCGCGAAATACATCCAGATCGACGAACCCGCCCTCGCGACGACGCCCGACGACCACGCCATCGTGGGCGAGACCCTCGAACGCATCGCGGCGGGTGTCCCGGACGACGTCCGCCTCGGCCTGCACGTCTGCTACGGCGACTACTCCCGAATCTACCCCGAGATGCTCGACTTCCCGGTCGACGAACTCGACCTCGAACTCGCCAATGGCGACTTCGAGCAGGTCGAGGTCTTCACCGAACCCGAGTTCACCGAGGACCTCGCGATGGGCGTCGTCGACGTCCACGACGCCACGGTCGAGTCCGTCGAGGAGATCAAGGAGAACATCGTGCGCGGGTTCGAGATCGTTCCGCCCGAACAACTCACGGTCAGTCCGGATTGCGGGCTCAAACTCCTCCCCCGCGAGGTCGCCTACCAGAAAATGGAGAACATGGTCCAGGCCGCCCGAGAGGTCGAGGCGGCACTCGACGCCGGCGACATCGACGTCCCGGCAGCCGAGTGA